A genomic segment from Janthinobacterium sp. 64 encodes:
- a CDS encoding prolyl oligopeptidase family serine peptidase: MQLRSATLIFSLLAAFGGNALAQSCPAGDGAPVTYPVSKKVDQQDSYFGTTIADPYRWLEDANSAETGDWVAAQNKLTQSYLGTIPERAAIKQRLTKLWNYERFSTPTKQGGRYFYSRNDGLQNQAVLYTVKKLTDEPRLLLDPNTLSTDGTVALAGTSISPNGKYLAYATSASGSDWNEWKVRDIESGKDLNDHIKWAKFSGASWTKDNSGFFYSRYDAPNEATKLADINYFQKLYFHKIGTPQSDDVLVFDRPDQKEWAFGGSTVSDDGNYLIITATQGTERKNRVFYKDLRQKNAKVVGLLEEFDASYSFIDNDGPVFFFKTDNKAPKSRVIAIDTRKPAPADWKEIVPQAVETLVAVNLINNQLVLDYLKDAQTQIKIVDLKGKLVREVALPGIGSAGGFAGKRGDTETFYSFTSFTTPATIYRYDMKSGKSSVYRQPKVDFDPNAFETRQQFFTSRDGTKVPMFIVSKKGMKLDGSNPTYLYGYGGFNVSLTPSFSVANLAWVEMGGVYVMANLRGGGEYGEAWHQAGTKLNKQNVFDDFIGAAQWLVDNKVTSPSKLAIGGGSNGGLLVGAAMTQRPDLFAAAIPQVGVLDMLRFHKFTVGWGWVPDYGSSDDAEQFKALVKYSPLHNLKAGGCYPATMITTADHDDRVVPAHSFKFAAAAQAAQGGPAPVLIRIDSKAGHGAGKPTTKQIEEVADRWGFLSRSLKMTPVATPEPAKVAAQ, from the coding sequence ATGCAATTACGTAGTGCAACCCTCATATTCAGCTTGCTGGCCGCTTTCGGTGGCAATGCCCTGGCACAATCTTGCCCGGCCGGCGATGGCGCCCCCGTGACGTATCCGGTCAGCAAAAAAGTCGACCAGCAAGACAGCTATTTCGGCACCACCATCGCCGACCCCTACCGCTGGCTGGAAGACGCCAACAGCGCCGAGACGGGCGACTGGGTGGCGGCGCAAAACAAGCTGACGCAGTCGTATCTGGGCACCATCCCCGAGCGCGCCGCGATCAAGCAGCGCCTGACCAAGCTGTGGAACTATGAGCGTTTCTCTACGCCAACGAAGCAGGGCGGCCGTTATTTCTACAGCCGCAACGACGGCTTGCAGAACCAGGCCGTGCTGTACACGGTGAAAAAACTGACGGACGAGCCGCGCCTGCTGCTCGATCCGAACACCCTGTCGACCGACGGCACGGTGGCGCTGGCCGGCACATCGATCAGCCCGAACGGCAAGTACCTGGCGTATGCCACGTCTGCCTCCGGTTCCGACTGGAACGAGTGGAAAGTGCGTGATATCGAATCGGGCAAGGATTTGAACGACCACATCAAGTGGGCCAAGTTCTCCGGCGCCTCGTGGACCAAGGACAACAGCGGCTTCTTCTACAGCCGCTATGACGCGCCGAATGAAGCCACCAAGCTGGCCGATATCAATTACTTCCAGAAATTGTATTTCCACAAGATCGGCACGCCGCAAAGCGACGACGTACTGGTCTTCGACCGTCCCGACCAGAAGGAATGGGCGTTTGGCGGCAGCACCGTCAGCGACGACGGCAATTATTTGATCATCACGGCCACACAGGGCACGGAACGCAAGAACCGCGTCTTCTACAAAGACTTGCGCCAGAAAAACGCCAAGGTCGTCGGCTTGCTGGAAGAATTCGATGCTTCGTATTCCTTCATCGACAATGACGGTCCCGTGTTCTTCTTCAAGACGGACAACAAAGCGCCGAAATCGCGCGTGATCGCCATCGATACGCGCAAACCTGCGCCTGCCGACTGGAAGGAAATCGTGCCGCAAGCGGTGGAAACCCTGGTTGCCGTCAACCTGATCAACAACCAGCTGGTACTCGACTACTTGAAAGATGCGCAAACGCAAATCAAGATCGTCGACCTGAAAGGCAAGCTGGTGCGTGAAGTGGCGCTGCCTGGCATCGGTTCGGCCGGCGGCTTTGCGGGCAAGCGTGGCGATACGGAAACGTTCTACTCGTTTACCAGTTTCACGACGCCAGCGACCATTTATCGCTACGACATGAAATCGGGCAAGAGCAGCGTGTACCGCCAGCCGAAGGTCGATTTCGACCCGAATGCCTTTGAAACGCGCCAGCAATTCTTCACCAGCCGCGACGGTACCAAGGTGCCGATGTTCATCGTCTCGAAAAAAGGCATGAAGCTCGACGGTAGCAACCCCACCTATCTGTATGGCTATGGCGGCTTCAATGTGTCGCTGACGCCGAGCTTCTCCGTGGCTAACTTGGCTTGGGTGGAAATGGGCGGCGTCTACGTGATGGCCAACCTGCGCGGCGGCGGTGAATACGGCGAAGCCTGGCACCAGGCTGGTACCAAACTGAACAAGCAAAACGTTTTCGACGACTTTATTGGTGCGGCGCAATGGCTGGTGGACAATAAAGTCACCTCACCATCGAAACTGGCGATCGGCGGCGGCAGCAATGGCGGCCTGCTGGTCGGTGCCGCCATGACGCAGCGCCCGGACCTGTTCGCGGCAGCCATTCCGCAAGTGGGCGTGCTCGACATGTTGCGTTTCCACAAGTTCACCGTGGGCTGGGGCTGGGTGCCTGACTATGGTTCGTCGGATGACGCCGAGCAGTTCAAGGCGCTGGTGAAATACTCGCCGCTGCACAACCTGAAGGCGGGCGGTTGCTATCCGGCCACCATGATCACCACGGCCGACCATGACGACCGCGTCGTGCCCGCCCACAGCTTCAAGTTCGCCGCCGCCGCCCAGGCAGCGCAAGGCGGCCCGGCACCCGTGCTGATCCGCATCGACAGCAAGGCGGGCCATGGCGCCGGCAAGCCGACGACCAAGCAGATCGAGGAAGTGGCCGACCGCTGGGGCTTCCTCAGCCGTTCGTTGAAGATGACGCCGGTAGCAACGCCGGAACCAGCGAAAGTGGCAGCACAGTAA
- a CDS encoding ABC-three component system protein, with amino-acid sequence MATTKRTSSKHNAPGQYLGYTLQPVRLFYHLLSAPKGAQVSLEYVDDVAVHYADGTLLLEQTKSAISHNPLSNWAVDLWKTIGNWIDDINSGRRDVKKTNFQLYVTPAYSGKVSSRIAIASSSEEISALLALIEDEISVDPPADACLLHVNKFLRLEPSIRLEFVGRIKIISTDDDPIDALHSLLSPTMDEKSLGFLCEAGIGMAKERADNLIRRKKSALLDCVDFRKDFHALVRKSTMSTYLSSYNLEPGQQEVESVLMSRPDFVAQLDLINVKDSQKLKAVSDFLHTSADKVTWAEQGIVYQGSFDELESDLLRQHGAIEMEVSDEYSDKDEAVRGRIAYGRCTRITVPLEGKQVPGHFTHGSFNTLADERRIGWHPRYSELLEKESDE; translated from the coding sequence ATGGCGACTACTAAACGCACAAGCTCTAAGCACAACGCACCGGGACAGTACCTTGGATATACACTTCAACCAGTTCGACTGTTTTATCATCTCCTTTCAGCACCCAAAGGTGCGCAGGTTTCACTTGAATATGTCGATGATGTCGCAGTACATTACGCCGATGGCACCTTGTTACTTGAACAGACAAAAAGTGCGATTTCACATAATCCCCTGTCGAATTGGGCTGTTGATCTGTGGAAAACAATTGGAAACTGGATTGATGATATTAATTCTGGGCGAAGAGATGTAAAGAAAACAAATTTTCAATTATATGTCACACCAGCTTATTCTGGTAAGGTTAGTTCAAGGATCGCTATCGCCTCTTCTTCCGAAGAAATTAGTGCCTTACTAGCACTCATCGAAGATGAGATTTCAGTAGATCCCCCAGCAGATGCTTGTCTACTACATGTTAATAAATTCCTGCGGTTGGAACCAAGCATTAGACTGGAGTTTGTCGGGCGAATTAAAATCATATCTACCGATGACGACCCCATTGATGCGCTGCATTCATTGCTTAGCCCCACGATGGACGAGAAATCCCTTGGTTTTCTATGCGAGGCCGGAATCGGAATGGCCAAAGAGCGTGCGGACAATCTTATACGGAGAAAGAAAAGTGCGTTACTAGATTGCGTTGATTTTCGTAAGGATTTTCACGCCCTTGTTCGGAAGAGCACCATGTCGACTTACCTAAGTTCTTACAATCTTGAACCTGGTCAACAGGAGGTTGAGTCAGTTCTTATGAGTCGCCCTGATTTTGTTGCCCAGTTAGATCTCATTAATGTCAAAGATTCCCAGAAATTGAAAGCTGTCAGTGATTTTTTGCATACATCTGCAGATAAAGTTACTTGGGCTGAACAGGGAATTGTTTATCAAGGTAGCTTCGATGAACTAGAGAGCGATCTTCTACGGCAGCATGGAGCCATCGAGATGGAAGTCAGTGATGAGTATTCAGACAAAGATGAGGCCGTCCGAGGGCGTATCGCTTATGGTCGCTGCACCCGAATTACAGTACCATTAGAGGGGAAGCAGGTTCCAGGACATTTTACTCATGGAAGCTTCAACACCTTGGCTGATGAGAGACGGATCGGTTGGCACCCAAGATACTCTGAACTATTAGAGAAAGAAAGTGACGAATGA
- a CDS encoding three component ABC system middle component, producing MTIASNQYPNEIALVQNPTMGAYALWRFSLAFQSRNDSEPSIALAFMVLPLILHAATRSMIRSTQIGSGLALFAGKLGEHREDLLAIHDRTLEFKELTLESIVLGEQAGLFTLNIDAASIKAVQITGDGPVPPLPKSLKWLIPACEKIGVWFAEISSEQVAKTLCVEF from the coding sequence ATGACTATCGCTTCGAATCAATATCCCAATGAAATCGCGCTTGTTCAAAATCCGACTATGGGCGCCTATGCGCTCTGGCGATTTAGTTTGGCATTTCAATCACGAAATGATTCCGAGCCTTCCATTGCTCTTGCATTTATGGTACTTCCTTTAATACTACACGCGGCAACGCGCAGTATGATTCGTAGCACTCAGATAGGTTCAGGTTTGGCTTTGTTTGCTGGCAAGTTGGGCGAGCATCGAGAAGATTTGTTGGCGATTCATGATAGAACTCTTGAATTCAAAGAGCTGACGTTGGAATCAATTGTACTAGGTGAACAAGCTGGCTTGTTTACGCTTAACATTGATGCAGCATCTATCAAAGCCGTTCAGATCACTGGAGATGGACCGGTCCCGCCGCTGCCGAAAAGTTTGAAATGGTTGATTCCTGCGTGTGAAAAAATTGGAGTGTGGTTTGCGGAAATTTCGAGTGAGCAAGTGGCAAAAACTCTTTGTGTGGAATTCTAA